The Solanum pennellii chromosome 11, SPENNV200 genome contains a region encoding:
- the LOC107003639 gene encoding uncharacterized protein LOC107003639, whose protein sequence is MGDNNEQASLTDVVVAQPTAAEQNELIAQLMQQIADMRVEMQRRQDTPPPGFGPKFLDARPPTYFPSSNSDPAQHRPSTSVHNPSGNVPSRSIAPPLPKKTTFQVPIPVEHEVHGSELDHYEEQEREWRAREEAKVDIKEEIKRAMKELQCTSDVAGLSYAELCIHPDLNLPEGFKIPKFDTFGGVGNPMAHLRANCDKLVGVGKDEVLLMRLFSRSLCGEALEWFTSHETRQWPSWSALAKDFIDRFAYNVEIVPDRYSLEKMKQKPTESYREFAYRWRKEAARVRPPMTEKEIVEVLIRVQEPEYYDRVILLIGAKFAEIVKVGETIEGGLKSGKIARVSASPGSSGLVRKKREEVSAISYGGRKAPRNLPRPQSRSNPPSKPHQAYRPHSNHSGHYNAAPTYPEAHIVSYQNPPPIPQNFPSIYPNYPQAYQVPPHYQNVAPSCANGGYDPPRPRFEKKPSRSFTALAESRTKLFERLSAAGYIHPVGTKPVDVNFRFYRPEQRCAYHSNIVGHDTEDCINLKHKIQDLIDQEVVSLQPAAPNVNTNPLPNHGVETST, encoded by the exons ATGGGAGACAACAATGAACAAGCCAGCCTCACAGACGTCGTGGTGGCTCAGCCCACCGCGGCAGAGCAGAATGAGCTTATTGCGCAGCTGATGCAGCAAATAGCTGACATGAGGGTCGAGATGCAACGAAGGCAAGACACGCCTCCGCCCGGGTTTGGCCCCAAATTTCTCGACGCGAGACCTCCTACATACTTCCCCTCGTCCAACTCAGATCCTGCTCAGCACCGTCCATCGACATCCGTGCACAACCCGTCGGGG AACGTCCCAAGCCGTTCCATAGCTCCACCCCTCCCTAAAAAAACCACTTTTCAAGTCCCTATCCCAGTCGAGCATGAGGTGCACGGCTCCGAGTTGGACCATTACGAGGAGCAAGAAAGAGAGTGGAGGGCGAGGGAAGAAGCGAAGGTAGACATAAAGGAGGAGATCAAAAGGGCAATGAAAGAATTGCAATGCACTTCAGACGTCGCCGGGTTAAGCTACGCAGAACTATGCATTCACCCAGACTTGAACCTGCCTGAAGGGTTCAAGATCCCGAAGTTTGATACCTTCGGAGGGGTGGGCAACCCCATGGCACACTTAAGAGCAAACTGTGACAAACTCGTAGGAGTTGGCAAAGATGAAGTGTTGCTGATGAGGTTGTTCAGCCGGAGCCTGTGCGGTGAGGCCCTGGAATGGTTCACGTCGCACGAGACTCGACAATGGCCCAGTTGGAGCGCACTTGCTAAGGATTTCATCGACAGATTCGCATACAACGTCGAGATAGTCCCTGATCGGTACtctttggagaagatgaagcaaaagCCCACAGAAAGCTATCGAGAGTTCGCGTACAGATGGAGGAAGGAGGCAGCGAGGGTGAGGCCTCCGATGACGGAGAAGGAGATTGTAGAGGTTTTGATACGGGTGCAGGAGCCCGAGTATTATGACAGAGTCATCTTATTAATCGGCGCCAAGTTCGCCGAGATAGTCAAAGTGGGTGAGACTATCGAAGGTGGCCTGAAGTCGGGGAAGATAGCCCGAGTGTCTGCATCGCCTGGATCTTCCGGACTTGTAAGGAAGAAAAGAGAGGAGGTTTCCGCGATATCATACGGGGGGAGAAAGGCCCCCAGAAACTTACCACGTCCCCAAAGCCGCTCCAATCCTCCATCAAAGCCTCATCAAGCCTACCGTCCACACTCAAATCATTCCGGCCACTACAATGCCGCCCCCACTTATCCAGAGGCCCATATTGTGTCATATCAGAATCCACCCCCAATTCCCCAAAATTTTCCCTCCATATATCCAAACTACCCCCAAGCTTATCAAGTCCCTCCCCATTACCAGAATGTCGCTCCCAGCTGCGCTAAT GGCGGGTATGATCCCCCTCGCCCCAGGTTTGAGAAGAAGCCCTCCAGAAGCTTCACCGCGTTGGCTGAAAGCAGAACTAAATTGTTCGAAAGATTATCCGCGGCCGGGTACATCCACCCTGTGGGGACCAAGCCCGTGGATGTCAATTTCAGATTCTACAGACCGGAGcagagatgtgcttatcattccaacatTGTTGGACATGATACAGAAGACTGTATCAATCTCAAGCACAAGATCCAGGACTTGATTGACCAGGAAGTGGTCTCCCTTCAGCCTGCGGCACCAAACGTCAACACGAATCCGTTGCCAAATCATGGGGtggaaacatcaacatga